A genome region from Streptomyces pratensis includes the following:
- the purB gene encoding adenylosuccinate lyase: MTAVSAKPRIPNVLAGRYASTELAVLWSPEQKVKLERQLWLAVLRAQKDLGIEVPDAALADYERVIDQVDLASIAEREKVTRHDVKARIEEFNALAGHEQVHKGMTSRDLTENVEQLQIRLSLELMRDRTVAVLARLGKLAAEYGELVIAGRSHNVAAQATTLGKRFATAADELLVAYGRLEDLLGRYPLRGIKGPVGTAQDMLDLLGGDAGKLADLEQRIAGHLGFAHAFTSVGQVYPRSLDYDVVTALVQLAAAPSSVAKTIRLMAGHELVTEGFKPGQVGSSAMPHKMNTRSCERVNGLMVILRGYASMTGELAGDQWNEGDVSCSVVRRVALPDAFFAFDGLLETFLTVLDEFGAFPAVVARELDRYLPFLATTKVLMGAVRAGVGREVAHEAIKENAVASALAMREQGAERNELLDKLAADERIPLGRGELDDLMADKLSFTGAAGDQVTALVSRIEEITKQHPEAAAYAPGSIL, translated from the coding sequence GTGACTGCTGTGTCTGCGAAGCCTCGCATCCCCAATGTCCTGGCCGGCCGCTATGCCTCTACGGAGCTGGCCGTCCTCTGGTCCCCCGAGCAGAAGGTGAAGCTGGAACGTCAGCTGTGGCTGGCGGTGCTGCGCGCTCAGAAGGACCTCGGGATCGAGGTGCCCGACGCGGCGCTGGCCGACTACGAGCGTGTGATCGACCAGGTCGACCTCGCATCGATCGCCGAGCGCGAGAAGGTCACCCGGCACGACGTGAAGGCTCGGATCGAGGAGTTCAACGCTCTCGCCGGCCACGAGCAGGTGCACAAGGGCATGACCTCCCGGGACCTCACCGAGAACGTCGAGCAACTGCAGATCCGCCTCTCGCTGGAGCTGATGCGCGACCGTACGGTGGCGGTCCTGGCGCGACTCGGCAAGCTCGCGGCGGAGTACGGCGAACTGGTCATCGCGGGCCGCTCACACAACGTCGCCGCGCAGGCGACGACGCTCGGCAAGCGCTTCGCCACCGCCGCGGACGAGCTGCTGGTGGCGTACGGGCGGCTGGAGGACCTGCTGGGCCGCTACCCGCTACGGGGCATCAAGGGGCCCGTCGGTACGGCGCAGGACATGCTGGACCTGCTCGGCGGAGACGCGGGCAAGCTCGCCGACCTGGAGCAGCGCATCGCAGGGCACCTCGGCTTCGCGCACGCCTTCACCTCCGTCGGTCAGGTCTACCCCCGTTCCCTCGACTACGACGTCGTGACCGCACTGGTGCAGCTGGCCGCCGCACCCTCTTCGGTCGCCAAGACCATCAGGCTGATGGCCGGACACGAGCTGGTGACCGAGGGCTTCAAGCCCGGCCAGGTCGGCTCCTCGGCGATGCCGCACAAGATGAACACCCGCTCCTGCGAGCGCGTCAACGGCCTGATGGTGATCCTGCGCGGCTACGCGTCGATGACGGGTGAGCTGGCGGGCGACCAGTGGAACGAGGGCGATGTGTCCTGCTCCGTGGTCCGCCGTGTCGCTCTGCCGGATGCCTTCTTCGCATTCGACGGTCTGCTCGAGACCTTCCTCACCGTGCTCGACGAGTTCGGTGCGTTCCCCGCGGTCGTGGCGCGTGAGCTCGACCGCTACCTCCCCTTCCTCGCCACGACCAAGGTGCTGATGGGTGCGGTGCGGGCCGGAGTCGGACGCGAGGTCGCGCACGAGGCGATCAAGGAGAACGCTGTTGCCTCGGCTCTTGCCATGCGGGAGCAGGGCGCGGAGCGCAACGAGCTGCTGGACAAGCTGGCCGCGGACGAGCGGATCCCGCTCGGCCGCGGTGAGCTCGATGACCTGATGGCGGACAAGCTGTCGTTCACCGGCGCGGCGGGCGACCAGGTCACCGCCCTGGTGTCGAGGATCGAGGAGATCACAAAGCAGCACCCGGAAGCCGCCGCGTACGCCCCCGGCTCGATCCTCTGA
- the mug gene encoding G/U mismatch-specific DNA glycosylase — translation MTPEELLAARDRVVPDVVAGGLRVLFCGINPSLMTAATGHHFAHPGNRFWPVLHRSGFTLRQLKPSEQDQLLGFGLGITNVVARATARADELDAEEFREGGRLLSAKVEELAPLWLAVVGVTAYRTAFGDRGARIGPQERTVGGARVWALPNPSGLNAHWTVSTMADEYARLSAAVGRKSSG, via the coding sequence GTGACCCCCGAAGAGCTGCTCGCCGCCCGCGACCGCGTCGTACCCGACGTGGTCGCGGGTGGTCTGCGTGTACTGTTCTGCGGCATCAACCCGAGCCTCATGACTGCCGCCACGGGTCACCACTTCGCCCACCCGGGTAATCGGTTCTGGCCCGTGCTGCACCGGTCAGGGTTCACCCTCAGGCAGCTGAAGCCGTCGGAGCAGGACCAGCTGCTCGGATTCGGCCTGGGCATCACCAATGTGGTGGCCAGAGCCACGGCTCGGGCGGACGAGCTCGACGCGGAAGAATTCCGTGAGGGCGGCAGATTGCTGTCGGCCAAGGTGGAAGAGCTGGCCCCTCTGTGGCTGGCGGTCGTCGGCGTCACCGCTTATCGCACCGCCTTCGGCGATCGCGGTGCGCGGATCGGCCCTCAGGAGCGGACCGTCGGCGGTGCGCGTGTCTGGGCGTTGCCCAACCCGAGCGGCCTGAACGCGCACTGGACGGTCAGCACCATGGCGGACGAGTACGCCCGCCTGTCGGCGGCGGTCGGCCGGAAATCCTCCGGCTAG
- a CDS encoding ABC transporter permease — MAMSTTAVLHSEWIKIKSVRSVAGSLIAVFAATISVTVLASSTVGQAEADNPGKDLLFSAFYALNFGQIAAICFGASALSSEFLNGALRISFTAVPSRSLFYFAKMATIGGLALVVGLITSFAAFLVGQLFMGEYTIGLGEPGALRAAFGGGLYLALMALLSAGLTAVLRSAVAALSLLIPFILIVSLVVGEIAGGAAQYLPDQAGQLVLRSQHEGSLGPWTGLAVTAGWASAALVAGWWTLRKRDA, encoded by the coding sequence ATGGCCATGTCGACGACTGCGGTGCTGCACTCCGAATGGATCAAAATCAAGTCGGTGCGGTCCGTTGCCGGTTCCCTCATAGCGGTCTTCGCCGCGACCATCTCCGTCACCGTGCTCGCCTCTTCCACAGTCGGGCAGGCAGAGGCGGATAATCCGGGTAAGGACCTGCTTTTCTCCGCGTTCTATGCGCTGAACTTCGGTCAGATCGCGGCCATCTGCTTCGGCGCGAGCGCTCTGTCGTCCGAGTTCCTGAACGGAGCCCTGCGGATTTCCTTCACGGCCGTCCCCAGTCGCAGCCTGTTCTACTTCGCCAAGATGGCGACGATCGGTGGGCTCGCCCTGGTCGTGGGGCTGATCACCAGCTTTGCCGCGTTTCTGGTGGGGCAATTGTTCATGGGCGAGTACACGATCGGTCTGGGGGAACCAGGTGCCCTGCGCGCAGCCTTCGGTGGTGGCCTGTACCTCGCTCTGATGGCCCTGCTCTCAGCGGGGCTGACCGCGGTATTGCGCAGCGCTGTCGCCGCACTGAGTCTGCTCATCCCCTTCATCCTGATCGTCTCCCTCGTGGTCGGCGAAATAGCAGGAGGCGCCGCACAGTATCTGCCTGACCAGGCAGGACAGTTGGTGCTCCGCAGCCAACACGAGGGAAGCCTGGGACCGTGGACGGGGCTGGCCGTCACTGCGGGGTGGGCGTCTGCCGCACTGGTCGCAGGCTGGTGGACCCTACGGAAGCGGGACGCCTGA
- a CDS encoding ABC transporter ATP-binding protein codes for MTSIDVHELTKDYGATRAVDHLTFSVRPCRVTGFLGPNGAGKSTTMRLVLGLDRVTGGSATIGGQPYASLDNPLRRVGALLDAQAAHGSRTARNHLLALATSNGIAVTRVEEVLVKAGLGPVGGRRIKTFSLGMRQRLGIAAALLGDPEVVMLDEPSNGLDPEGIVWIRELMRKLADEGRTVLVSSHLMNETSSFADHLVVLGKGRLLVDMPMREFLASRSRPGVRLRTTESTRMRDALIRKGYEPVQGDDGRWSVDGATAEEIGALAAFEGIPLLELIAEQATLEEAYLDLTAAETEFAAVTSSSIGQEA; via the coding sequence ATGACCAGCATCGATGTGCATGAGCTCACCAAGGACTACGGAGCCACCCGCGCGGTGGACCACCTCACGTTCAGCGTGCGGCCCTGCCGGGTGACCGGCTTCCTCGGGCCCAACGGCGCGGGCAAGTCCACCACCATGCGCCTGGTCCTCGGTCTGGACCGGGTGACCGGCGGCTCCGCCACGATCGGTGGACAGCCCTACGCCTCTCTGGACAATCCGCTGCGCCGAGTCGGCGCGCTGCTCGACGCTCAGGCGGCACATGGCTCGCGCACCGCCCGCAATCACTTGCTCGCGCTCGCCACGAGCAACGGTATAGCCGTCACCAGGGTCGAAGAGGTGCTCGTGAAAGCCGGTCTCGGCCCGGTCGGTGGGCGGCGGATCAAGACCTTCTCCCTCGGAATGAGACAGCGGCTCGGTATCGCCGCTGCACTTCTGGGCGATCCGGAGGTTGTGATGCTGGACGAACCGTCGAACGGACTGGATCCGGAAGGCATCGTCTGGATCAGGGAGCTGATGCGGAAGCTGGCCGACGAAGGCCGTACGGTCCTGGTTTCCAGCCACCTGATGAATGAGACCTCTTCGTTCGCCGACCACCTGGTGGTCCTCGGTAAGGGCAGGCTCCTTGTCGACATGCCGATGCGCGAGTTCCTCGCTTCCCGCAGCCGGCCCGGTGTCCGGCTCCGTACGACCGAATCCACGCGGATGCGAGATGCGCTGATCCGTAAAGGGTACGAGCCGGTGCAGGGCGACGACGGGCGCTGGTCGGTCGACGGAGCCACGGCGGAGGAAATCGGGGCCCTGGCCGCCTTCGAGGGCATCCCGCTTCTCGAACTCATCGCTGAGCAGGCCACGCTGGAGGAGGCCTACTTGGATCTCACGGCGGCCGAGACGGAATTCGCCGCCGTCACGTCCTCCTCCATCGGTCAGGAGGCCTGA
- a CDS encoding sensor histidine kinase, with the protein MRRFFSMLARPATYCRWLHLLIPAAVGSVWLFISPSKPWMPFVFAIPVGLLPAMRLAEGVQAQLLLTPEQRGRPDAAISTGPATTWAARWRTVAWLEVRLALATVTCFATVWLSATAVDLVRGSFGTGPSDVWLAGGIAPGWWCALLAPLPVLILLGLIVLCGELAAAAARGLLGPSPTERMTALEKRTEQLLERNRIARELHDSIGHALTVAVVQAGAARAAGNPEFTARALAAIEETGRNALDDLERVLGVLRESDAPNSGRPTLAEADRLLESARGSGARIDVEMDGPLELVPGPVSREGYRILQESLTNVLRHAGAVPVRVRIVVVEERLELEVANPLPGSPRGSGGGSGLRGIRERAALLGGKARTGPREGEWRVHATLPLDRIR; encoded by the coding sequence ATGCGCCGCTTCTTCTCAATGCTGGCCAGGCCGGCCACGTACTGTCGCTGGCTGCACCTGCTCATTCCGGCAGCCGTAGGCAGCGTGTGGCTTTTCATCTCCCCCAGCAAGCCGTGGATGCCATTCGTCTTCGCGATACCTGTCGGGCTGCTGCCGGCGATGCGTCTGGCCGAAGGGGTTCAGGCGCAGCTGCTGCTCACACCCGAGCAGCGTGGCCGCCCCGACGCCGCGATCTCCACGGGTCCTGCCACGACTTGGGCAGCCCGGTGGCGAACAGTCGCCTGGCTGGAGGTGCGGCTCGCGCTCGCGACAGTGACATGCTTCGCAACGGTCTGGCTGTCGGCGACGGCGGTCGATCTCGTACGAGGTTCGTTCGGCACGGGTCCGAGCGATGTCTGGCTGGCCGGCGGTATCGCGCCCGGCTGGTGGTGCGCACTGCTCGCACCCCTGCCGGTGCTGATACTTCTCGGGTTGATCGTCCTGTGCGGTGAATTGGCAGCGGCAGCGGCGCGCGGGCTGCTGGGCCCGTCGCCGACCGAGCGGATGACCGCTTTGGAGAAGCGCACCGAACAGTTGCTGGAGCGTAACCGCATAGCACGCGAACTGCACGATTCGATCGGGCATGCCCTGACGGTCGCGGTGGTACAGGCAGGAGCTGCCAGAGCAGCGGGAAACCCGGAGTTCACCGCGCGGGCACTCGCTGCGATCGAGGAGACGGGACGCAACGCACTGGATGATCTGGAGCGCGTCCTGGGGGTGTTGCGCGAGTCGGACGCTCCCAATAGCGGGCGTCCGACCCTGGCGGAGGCCGACCGGTTGCTGGAATCGGCGCGTGGCTCCGGGGCGAGGATCGACGTGGAAATGGACGGCCCGCTGGAGTTGGTGCCCGGTCCCGTGTCCCGCGAGGGCTACCGCATTCTGCAGGAGTCGCTCACGAATGTGCTGCGTCACGCCGGCGCGGTCCCCGTACGGGTGAGGATCGTCGTGGTGGAAGAGCGGCTGGAGCTGGAGGTGGCCAACCCCCTCCCGGGATCACCGCGCGGTTCGGGCGGTGGCAGCGGGCTCCGGGGTATACGCGAGCGGGCCGCTCTTCTGGGCGGCAAGGCCAGAACCGGCCCGCGCGAAGGGGAATGGAGGGTGCACGCGACGCTTCCGCTGGACCGCATACGCTGA